A window of Exiguobacterium sp. FSL W8-0210 contains these coding sequences:
- a CDS encoding aminoglycoside N(3)-acetyltransferase: METRNMVTKSQIKEALHELGVTPGMKLFVHSSLKQIGWIPGGVQALIEALQEVVTTEGLIMMPAQSTDNSDPKNWSQPAVPEEWWETIRREMPAYDPAKTVTRGIGRVPEVFRTYPGVVRSDHPMWSVTAWGKDAATFVADHTLENGFGPGSPIERFIEADGQILHIGSPWDTTTVWHYAEYGLNRPDVEDGCKIKEGTTERFIHYRHRQIDSDAFGPIGEALESADFVTSGLIGQAKSYRIDAKASIPVVMLQLKALDQWLF, from the coding sequence ATGGAAACACGAAACATGGTCACAAAATCACAAATCAAAGAGGCGTTACACGAATTAGGTGTGACGCCCGGTATGAAACTGTTCGTCCATTCGTCTCTCAAACAAATCGGCTGGATTCCCGGCGGCGTACAAGCATTGATTGAGGCCCTACAGGAAGTCGTCACGACGGAAGGGTTGATCATGATGCCGGCGCAGAGTACGGATAATTCGGATCCGAAGAACTGGAGCCAACCGGCTGTTCCCGAGGAATGGTGGGAAACGATCCGCCGGGAGATGCCGGCATATGACCCGGCAAAAACGGTCACACGCGGTATCGGGCGCGTCCCGGAAGTCTTCCGGACGTATCCCGGCGTCGTTCGAAGCGATCATCCGATGTGGTCCGTGACCGCCTGGGGGAAAGATGCGGCGACATTCGTTGCCGATCATACATTAGAAAATGGCTTCGGTCCCGGTTCACCGATTGAACGCTTCATCGAGGCGGACGGTCAAATTCTGCATATCGGTTCCCCTTGGGATACGACAACCGTCTGGCATTACGCGGAATACGGATTGAATCGTCCGGACGTCGAGGATGGCTGTAAAATCAAAGAGGGAACGACGGAACGATTCATTCATTACCGACATCGCCAAATCGATAGTGACGCGTTTGGTCCGATCGGCGAAGCGTTAGAAAGTGCCGATTTCGTCACGTCCGGTCTGATCGGACAAGCGAAATCGTACCGCATCGATGCGAAAGCCTCGATCCCAGTCGTCATGTTGCAATTAAAAGCGCTCGATCAATGGTTATTTTGA
- a CDS encoding Bax inhibitor-1/YccA family protein codes for MASRFKVNPALRRGFDTARVGERPMTKSGTMSKIFLMLALVTAAAGGSWFFLAENQAFLFPALIGGFVIGLILALIITFKPATAPVLSPVYAIVEGVAVGALSLMFESMYPGIVGKAVVATFVVAFAMWFVYSTGMIKVTQRFRSAVTAAILSIFVLYAVNLILALFSVDLPFMTGSSPVAIGVQFVIVIVASLSLVMDFDFISQQVRAGAPKSMEWVAAFGLIVTIIWLYIELLDLLYRLAARD; via the coding sequence ATGGCTTCACGTTTTAAAGTAAACCCGGCATTGCGTCGCGGATTCGATACAGCACGTGTCGGAGAGCGACCAATGACAAAAAGCGGGACGATGAGCAAGATTTTCTTGATGCTCGCTCTCGTCACGGCAGCAGCAGGGGGAAGTTGGTTCTTCCTCGCAGAAAACCAAGCGTTCCTATTCCCAGCCTTAATCGGTGGATTCGTCATCGGTCTGATCCTTGCCTTGATCATCACATTCAAACCAGCAACAGCTCCAGTCCTTTCTCCGGTTTATGCGATCGTTGAAGGTGTCGCCGTCGGAGCGTTATCGTTGATGTTCGAAAGTATGTACCCAGGAATCGTTGGAAAAGCAGTCGTTGCGACATTCGTCGTTGCGTTTGCGATGTGGTTCGTCTACTCGACGGGGATGATTAAAGTGACGCAACGTTTCCGTTCTGCGGTCACAGCAGCGATTCTCTCGATTTTCGTCTTGTATGCGGTCAACTTGATTCTCGCGTTATTTAGTGTCGACCTCCCATTCATGACAGGTAGCTCGCCGGTTGCGATCGGCGTTCAGTTCGTCATCGTCATCGTCGCATCCTTGTCACTCGTAATGGACTTCGATTTCATCTCACAACAAGTCCGTGCAGGAGCGCCAAAATCGATGGAGTGGGTTGCAGCATTCGGATTGATCGTGACGATCATCTGGCTCTATATTGAATTACTCGATCTCCTGTACCGTCTCGCGGCGCGGGATTAA
- a CDS encoding class I SAM-dependent methyltransferase: protein MKERIVIGAGPYHNNPGWYHTQEDELNLLNRSDWERLCSNDTLQAILAEHVWEHLTFEEGIDAARHCYTYLAPGGYVRCAVPDGYFRDDAYQSIVQVGGPGPVDHPAASHKIVYTYETLRNVFEEAGFQVRFLEYFDEKGLFHQADWDGADGMIFRSKRYDPRNAEQMRFPSLILDAYI from the coding sequence ATGAAAGAACGTATCGTCATTGGAGCAGGACCGTACCACAACAATCCCGGTTGGTATCATACACAGGAAGATGAGCTGAATCTACTCAATCGGTCCGATTGGGAACGATTGTGTTCGAACGACACGTTGCAAGCGATTCTTGCGGAACATGTCTGGGAGCACTTGACGTTCGAAGAAGGAATTGACGCGGCACGTCATTGTTATACATACCTTGCACCAGGGGGATACGTCCGTTGTGCTGTGCCGGACGGTTATTTTCGGGATGACGCATACCAATCGATTGTTCAAGTCGGTGGACCCGGTCCAGTCGACCATCCGGCAGCGAGTCACAAAATCGTCTATACGTACGAAACGTTACGGAACGTATTCGAAGAAGCTGGATTTCAGGTACGATTTCTCGAATATTTTGATGAGAAGGGATTGTTCCATCAAGCGGACTGGGATGGCGCAGACGGTATGATTTTCCGTTCGAAACGATATGATCCCCGTAATGCAGAACAGATGAGATTTCCTTCGTTGATACTTGATGCATATATATGA
- a CDS encoding nuclease-related domain-containing protein, whose protein sequence is MDNVLVIFLPLLIQIGLIMVLFFFGTFGLFFFVKRSSYHGSRYYRLTREPFLRIVRDKGKWGEYLTTRQLDQVSGYGTYVFNTYLPRARGEGTTEIDVTFIHESGIYVLESKNYSGWIFGREQDRQWTQQFQNRFKQRFYNPIKQNEGHLKSMQRFLEGTDPALFHSLIVFSERCELKKITVDSAHVRVLKRNVLRKTIEQLATGKPLTPSQVDTIAGKLGVHSQVDRATQQAHIDGIRQRQAK, encoded by the coding sequence GTGGACAATGTATTAGTGATATTTTTACCGCTCTTGATTCAAATCGGACTGATCATGGTACTATTCTTCTTTGGAACGTTCGGACTGTTTTTCTTTGTAAAACGAAGTTCGTATCACGGTAGTCGTTATTATCGTTTAACGCGCGAACCGTTTTTGCGGATCGTTCGCGATAAAGGGAAATGGGGCGAATACTTGACGACACGTCAACTCGACCAAGTTTCCGGATACGGCACTTATGTCTTTAATACATACTTACCACGTGCGCGTGGAGAAGGAACGACGGAGATCGATGTGACGTTCATTCATGAAAGTGGCATCTATGTACTCGAATCGAAAAATTACAGCGGGTGGATTTTCGGACGCGAGCAGGACCGTCAGTGGACGCAGCAGTTCCAGAATCGCTTCAAGCAACGGTTTTATAATCCGATCAAACAAAATGAAGGGCATCTCAAAAGCATGCAACGCTTCTTAGAAGGAACGGATCCTGCGCTCTTTCACTCCTTGATCGTTTTCAGCGAACGCTGTGAACTGAAAAAGATCACGGTCGATTCAGCTCATGTCCGTGTCTTGAAACGAAATGTCCTTCGCAAGACGATCGAGCAACTCGCGACAGGAAAGCCATTGACACCCAGTCAAGTCGATACGATTGCAGGGAAACTCGGGGTTCATTCACAAGTCGATCGTGCTACGCAACAAGCACATATCGATGGGATTCGTCAACGCCAGGCAAAATGA
- a CDS encoding MarR family winged helix-turn-helix transcriptional regulator codes for MKESEWSLGMQLSRSYYAFKRAAAKRMEAFGLTPEQFSVLSELAKQDGVSQKQLALVTERDQTTIGKILDKLGKKELIVRTPDPRDRRAVLLLMTREGRDIVDRLGPELDQLQLEAFRGLSREQIEQLKEILETIHRNVT; via the coding sequence ATGAAAGAATCGGAATGGTCGCTTGGCATGCAATTATCCCGTAGTTATTATGCGTTCAAACGTGCTGCTGCTAAACGGATGGAAGCGTTCGGACTGACACCAGAGCAGTTTTCTGTCCTGAGCGAACTCGCTAAACAAGATGGTGTTTCGCAAAAACAGCTGGCACTCGTGACAGAACGTGATCAAACGACGATTGGTAAGATTCTCGATAAGCTCGGTAAAAAAGAACTGATCGTTCGGACGCCGGACCCCCGGGACCGACGAGCGGTTCTGCTCTTGATGACACGAGAAGGACGCGATATCGTCGATCGCCTCGGACCAGAGCTTGATCAGTTACAACTCGAAGCGTTCCGTGGACTCTCGCGAGAGCAAATCGAGCAATTAAAGGAAATACTTGAGACCATTCACCGGAATGTGACGTGA